A stretch of Henckelia pumila isolate YLH828 chromosome 4, ASM3356847v2, whole genome shotgun sequence DNA encodes these proteins:
- the LOC140866785 gene encoding uncharacterized protein — MDSTDERSTIDLGRDGEIVTDLTGKIHQLPCCIKYNGPTSVSHYFKPKPSGEMELDGLRVEEAYFRGRKLHGTTISLPQGYSGSILGKKSADKNANGSNCWKTCATFENLTIWNHDAIPSKEDAFLRALHWFPIAQALHQPVSVEDVESTCTD; from the exons ATGGACAGCACGGATGAGAGGTCGACTATTGATCTGGGACGGGATGGGGAGATTGTGACGGACCTGACGGGGAAGATACATCAGCTTCCCTGCTGCATCAAGTACAATGGCCCCACATCTGTTTCTCACTACTTCAAGCCGAAACCCTCTGGAG AAATGGAGCTGGATGGCCTAAGAGTGGAGGAGGCATATTTTAGAGGAAGGAAATTGCATGGCACCACCATTTCCCTTCCCCAAGGCTATTCTG GGTCTATCTTGGGGAAGAAAAGTGCTGATAAGAATGCAAACGGTTCTAACTGCTGGAAGACATGTGCTACATTTGAAAATTTAACGATATGGAATCACGATGCCATTCCCTCAAAAGAAGACGCATTTTTGCGTGCCCTTCACTGGTTTCCCATTGCACAAGCG CTGCATCAACCAGTCAGTGTCGAAGATGTGGAATCTACATGCACCGATTAG